In Pseudobacter ginsenosidimutans, the following are encoded in one genomic region:
- a CDS encoding PKD domain-containing protein gives MRNFLLCLLGILITMSAAAQHEPKGITAKNGEYIGFYQFLPPDYNKDTKTHPLIIFLHGAGEKGDGTTQLKNACWNGLPREIDEGSTMTFTWNGKTESFIVLTPQLNSKYGWWQNWYVDDLIDYATKNLRIDPNRIILTGLSMGGGGTWQYAGTSLANAKKLAAIGISCGACTNATWSNMTNANLPIWAFHAEDDKSSAPATCTKGAIQSINALNPAVKPYFTLWPNGDHWIWTRVYNTKYEYNNPNIYEWFLAQNKSLPVNVRPVANAGGNQSITTGTAQVTLNAGASTDKDGKLLRFIWSKVSGPSFGTISTPVSTNGVTTVTNLTQAGTYVYEVKVVDDRADWTTAQVTITVTDGPAGGNQNPVARAGNDITIKAPANSITLNGSTSSDPDGSITAYNWTKVSGPAAGTIAAPNSASTAVSGLTEGIYVFRLKVTDNKGATATDDITVTVSKADDKPTAWIVDAGADRTITLPANSATLDGSNSSDPAGPLQQFEWVKISGPAQFTIANSKVQSTTVSNLAAGTYGFKFTAWSNSWQPKSDTVYITVKDAPVTSPDKPVVANAGADVTITLPTNSTTLNGSASVNPTGNVIKQYQWRKLTGPTQYTIANPKAAVTAVNNLAAGSYTFELMVWNHNWEPRADTVKVTVNQGSGGNPGTGDVVKANAGADITIATPASTATLNGSASSDPAGVIKEYKWRKISGPASSTIVNPAAPVTSVTGLTAGVYAFELMVWGHNWVPRADTVQVIVRSSTGNTGDAKAGLANAGPDIAITLPANSASLNGSASKDPLGQIREYKWRKISGPSQFSIGNPAAVITPISNLVEGIYSFELMVWGKDWVPRADTVLVIVSSVAKTAVQSVNTETQLMAVAAEVKETGATADKLKVYPNPAVSMINVETTSKESGNAQLKIYNSSGSLIRRISFQQQQSVQVQQVPVSDLKPGVYNVEILINNKTTLVSRFIKQ, from the coding sequence ATGAGAAACTTTTTACTCTGTCTGCTGGGCATCCTGATTACGATGTCCGCTGCAGCACAACACGAGCCCAAGGGTATCACAGCGAAGAATGGCGAGTACATTGGGTTCTACCAATTCTTACCTCCTGATTACAACAAGGACACCAAGACGCACCCACTGATCATCTTCCTCCATGGTGCGGGAGAAAAAGGTGATGGCACCACACAACTCAAGAATGCCTGCTGGAACGGGCTTCCACGCGAGATCGACGAAGGCAGCACCATGACCTTCACCTGGAATGGCAAAACCGAATCCTTCATTGTGCTCACGCCGCAGCTGAATTCAAAATACGGCTGGTGGCAGAACTGGTATGTAGATGATCTGATCGATTACGCTACCAAAAACCTTCGCATCGATCCAAACCGCATTATCCTTACAGGATTGAGCATGGGCGGCGGTGGCACCTGGCAATACGCAGGTACATCACTCGCCAACGCCAAAAAGCTCGCTGCCATCGGCATTTCCTGCGGCGCCTGTACCAATGCCACCTGGTCTAACATGACCAATGCAAACCTCCCCATCTGGGCTTTCCACGCGGAAGATGACAAGAGCTCTGCTCCTGCTACCTGTACCAAGGGTGCTATCCAGTCGATCAACGCCCTCAATCCTGCCGTGAAGCCCTACTTCACACTCTGGCCAAACGGAGATCACTGGATCTGGACACGCGTGTACAATACCAAATATGAATACAACAATCCCAATATTTACGAATGGTTCCTGGCGCAGAACAAGAGCCTGCCCGTGAACGTTCGTCCCGTTGCCAATGCAGGCGGCAATCAATCCATCACTACCGGCACTGCCCAGGTAACCCTCAATGCAGGAGCTTCCACCGATAAGGATGGCAAGCTGCTCCGCTTCATCTGGAGTAAAGTATCAGGGCCATCCTTCGGCACTATCAGTACGCCAGTTTCTACCAATGGTGTTACTACTGTTACCAACCTCACACAGGCTGGTACTTATGTATATGAAGTGAAAGTGGTGGATGATCGTGCAGACTGGACCACCGCGCAGGTAACCATCACCGTTACAGACGGCCCTGCCGGCGGTAACCAAAATCCTGTTGCGCGTGCCGGAAACGATATCACCATCAAGGCTCCGGCCAACAGCATTACACTCAACGGCTCCACTTCTTCCGATCCCGATGGCAGCATCACTGCTTACAACTGGACTAAAGTTAGTGGCCCCGCAGCCGGTACTATCGCAGCACCCAACAGCGCATCCACTGCTGTGAGCGGTCTTACTGAAGGCATATATGTATTCAGACTGAAAGTGACCGATAATAAAGGAGCTACCGCTACAGATGATATTACTGTAACAGTGAGCAAGGCAGACGACAAGCCAACAGCCTGGATCGTTGATGCCGGTGCAGACAGGACCATCACGCTGCCCGCCAACAGTGCAACGCTGGACGGATCCAACTCCAGTGATCCTGCCGGACCATTGCAGCAGTTTGAATGGGTGAAGATCAGCGGACCTGCACAATTCACGATCGCCAACAGCAAAGTGCAATCCACCACTGTGAGCAATCTTGCTGCAGGAACATACGGATTCAAATTCACTGCCTGGAGCAATTCATGGCAACCGAAATCAGATACAGTCTATATTACTGTGAAAGACGCACCGGTAACATCTCCTGATAAACCCGTGGTTGCAAACGCTGGTGCCGACGTCACTATTACCCTGCCAACCAACAGCACCACGCTGAACGGATCTGCCTCCGTGAATCCAACGGGCAACGTGATCAAGCAGTACCAATGGAGAAAGCTTACAGGTCCTACGCAGTACACCATTGCCAATCCAAAGGCTGCTGTTACTGCCGTGAACAACCTGGCGGCAGGTAGCTATACCTTTGAACTGATGGTGTGGAACCACAACTGGGAACCACGTGCAGACACGGTGAAGGTTACGGTGAACCAGGGTAGCGGTGGCAATCCGGGCACTGGTGATGTAGTGAAAGCCAATGCAGGCGCAGATATTACCATTGCAACACCAGCCAGCACGGCTACGTTGAATGGCTCTGCCTCTTCAGATCCGGCCGGTGTGATCAAGGAATACAAATGGAGAAAGATCAGCGGACCTGCTTCTTCCACCATCGTTAACCCTGCTGCTCCTGTTACATCGGTAACCGGACTTACTGCCGGCGTTTATGCATTCGAGTTAATGGTATGGGGCCATAACTGGGTGCCACGTGCAGATACAGTACAGGTGATCGTAAGATCTTCCACCGGTAATACAGGTGATGCAAAAGCAGGCCTGGCCAATGCCGGTCCGGATATCGCTATCACACTGCCGGCCAACAGCGCATCACTGAACGGATCTGCCTCCAAAGACCCGCTGGGTCAGATCAGGGAATACAAATGGAGAAAGATCAGTGGACCTTCACAATTCTCCATCGGCAATCCTGCTGCTGTGATCACGCCCATCTCCAATCTGGTGGAAGGCATCTACAGCTTCGAGCTGATGGTATGGGGCAAGGACTGGGTTCCCCGCGCAGATACAGTACTGGTGATCGTTTCATCTGTTGCAAAAACTGCTGTGCAATCTGTGAACACAGAAACACAATTGATGGCAGTTGCTGCTGAAGTGAAAGAAACCGGCGCCACCGCTGATAAACTGAAAGTATATCCGAATCCTGCTGTGAGCATGATCAATGTGGAAACTACCAGCAAAGAGAGCGGCAACGCGCAGCTGAAGATCTACAATTCCAGCGGCAGTCTGATCCGCAGGATCAGCTTCCAGCAACAACAATCTGTTCAGGTACAACAGGTACCAGTAAGCGACCTGAAGCCAGGCGTGTACAATGTGGAAATCCTGATCAATAATAAAACCACTTTGGTGAGCAGATTTATAAAACAATAA